A section of the Pochonia chlamydosporia 170 chromosome 2, whole genome shotgun sequence genome encodes:
- a CDS encoding centromere binding protein B (similar to Metarhizium robertsii ARSEF 23 XP_007822172.2), which produces MGQDSTAITQSSGYNNDNWATISPYSQSPYDGSPMTEYPGFGSFVPQGVHSETMSRMPPQSGHQHHPQHHQPQHQLMHHSTTPMGHHQLPMLNTTWPSQLTNPTPSGSFSAPAASIATGPRIPPPTETPKLPSQAEKGRKTLTTEQKRAMCQYHEENPGTRQADIGLRFGVERSTVSKVLRHKDQYLRRDQEPDPTAVKRGGKAKNPDFDRTLSNYVRRQQQRGFDIKDEEIMEQARLFAHASGNQDAILGSLTSSWLQKFKQKHGVGTSRLLRRASETNIPDSTRGSGQNMTKNGTTSNEISPASPTQPLSPLSGSRSDEELQREHSLDFDFAYRQQHSQSTTSLASEVRDNTGSSFSGGTLSPTGTFNFSPDPNVGGFQPLGMRAEMPPDFHREKRSNTFPSIDINYANQHGPPTEPMTPQLPPPPTGPSSSLDSPTHDVQSGPFAINTSLTSPPALRRTSSNSSIAARSSNMSMTAGASMTPVESSPVSPSQEDARRAANTLLSYLQNMSSNSQVFQKSDYQAIIQLTKKLEIHQHQSNRPSAGGLSRIPEGDAEMTASPGPAMMQAS; this is translated from the exons ATGGGGCAGGATTCAACGGCCATTACGCAAAGCAGCGGGTACAACAATGACAATTGGGCTACTATCAGCCCGTACAGCCAGAGTCCTTACGATGGTAGCCCGATGACTGAGTATCCAGGTTTTGGGTCCTTTGTTCCTCAAGGTGTCCATTCAGAGACGATGTCCAGGATGCCACCGCAAAgtggccatcaacatcatcctcagcaccaccaaccgCAGCACCAACTCATGCATCATTCGACGACACCAATGGGTCACCACCAGCTTCCCATGCTAAACACAACGTGGCCAAGTCAGCTGACGAATCCCACCCCATCGGGAAGCTTCTCAGCTCCTGCGGCGTCCATTGCTACCGGTCCTCGGATACCACCTCCCACAGAAACGCCAAAGCTACCTAGTCAAGCAGAAAAGGGTCGAAAGACTTTGACTACCGAACAAAAGAGGGCGATGTGTCAATACCACGAAGAGAATCCCGGCACGAGACAAGCAGATATAGGACTGAGGTTTGGCGTAGAACGAAG CACTGTTTCTAAAGTTCTGAGGCATAAGGATCAGTATCTGAGGAGGGATCAAGAGCCGGACCCTACAGCCGTCAAAAGAGGTGGCAAGGCGAAAAATCCCGACTTCGACAGAACTCTGAGTAACTACGTTCGCCGACAGCAACAGCGTGGCTTTGATATCAAAGACGAGGAGATCATGGAACAGGCTCGTTTATTTGCCCATGCTAGTGGAAATCAAGATGCTATTCTGGGAAGTCTAACCAGCAGTTGGCTGCAAAAGTTCAAACAGAAGCATGGTGTTGGAACCTCGAGACTTCTCAGGCGAGCATCCGAGACGAACATCCCCGACAGTACGCGTGGATCTGGTCAAAACATGACGAAGAACGGTACCACCTCAAATGAAATTTCACCCGCTTCGCCAACACAGCCCCTCTCGCCTTTATCAGGAAGCCGTAGCGACGAAGAGCTTCAGCGAGAGCATAGTCTCGATTTCGACTTCGCTTATAGGCAGCAGCACTCCcaatcaacaacatcccTTGCAAGCGAGGTCAGAGATAACACTGGCTCGTCCTTTTCTGGTGGCACCCTCAGCCCAACCGGAACTTTCAATTTCTCGCCGGATCCAAACGTTGGAGGTTTTCAGCCGTTGGGGATGCGCGCAGAAATGCCACCGGACTTCCATCGCGAGAAGAGAAGTAATACATTCCCATCGATTGACATCAACTATGCAAACCAACATGGCCCACCAACAGAGCCCATGACACCACAGcttcctccaccaccgaCGGGACCTTCGTCCTCGCTTGACTCCCCAACGCATGACGTTCAGTCGGGACCGTTTGCCATCAACACTAGCCTTACCTCACCGCCAGCCCTGCGTCGAACAAGCAGCAATTCCAGTATTGCAGCTCGCTCCTCGAACATGTCTATGACAGCTGGGGCTTCGATGACGCCGGTAGAATCGTCACCTGTGTCTCCGTCTCAGGAAGACGCTCGGAGAGCCGCGAACACTCTACTTAGTTATCTGCAGAACATGAGCTCCAATAGTCAAGTTTTTCAAAAAAGTGACTACCAAGCCATCATTCAACTCACCAAAAAGCTAGaaatccaccaacatcagAGCAATCGCCCATCTGCCGGAGGATTGTCAAGAATACCAGAAGGTGATGCCGAAATGACTGCTTCTCCTGGCCCTGCGATGATGCAGGCAAGCTGA